A genomic window from Fulvitalea axinellae includes:
- a CDS encoding IS701 family transposase, with protein MKRRDGFELYTDYLIASRGQATSTGLSASLDNQIPHDYFSDLLKQPDMDQKAFWKEVKSFARSIEGEEAVLSIDDCIVHKPHSSENDIVAYHFDHTVGKAVKGINSLNFLLSNTVEGQTVNCPVAYEIVHKTVKYIDKNGKEKRKSEKTKNEMVLEVLHRLNFLNKLVFRYILFDTWFTASDTLKYIHYKLKKVFVCPLKSNRNIAMSEKDKNEGKFIHVSDAPIESGQVKRVWVKGVDFPVTLAKQVFTNRDRSTAEQWLVTNGENMAFEDIVAIYQKRWKVEEFHKSLKQNTMLGKSPTKMEITQLNHIFASMIAYIKLEKLKVKEKLNHFAIKSKLYLKMIKAAMEELDALRSA; from the coding sequence ATGAAAAGGAGAGACGGATTTGAATTATACACGGATTATCTTATTGCCAGTCGAGGGCAAGCCACCTCAACAGGGCTCTCAGCATCTTTGGACAATCAGATTCCCCATGATTATTTCAGCGACCTCCTCAAGCAACCGGACATGGACCAAAAGGCTTTTTGGAAAGAGGTGAAGTCTTTCGCCAGGAGTATTGAGGGCGAAGAGGCGGTTTTGAGTATCGACGATTGCATTGTCCACAAGCCTCATTCCTCGGAAAACGACATCGTAGCTTATCATTTCGACCATACTGTAGGCAAAGCGGTCAAAGGGATCAACTCCCTTAACTTTCTTCTGAGCAATACCGTGGAAGGACAAACGGTTAACTGTCCGGTCGCTTATGAGATCGTCCACAAGACGGTGAAATACATAGACAAGAACGGGAAGGAAAAGCGTAAAAGCGAGAAAACGAAAAATGAGATGGTACTGGAAGTTTTACACCGTCTAAACTTTCTGAACAAACTGGTTTTCAGGTACATTCTTTTCGATACGTGGTTCACCGCCAGCGATACGCTGAAGTATATTCATTACAAGCTCAAGAAGGTTTTCGTTTGCCCGCTGAAGAGCAACAGGAATATAGCAATGAGCGAAAAGGACAAAAACGAGGGCAAATTCATTCACGTTTCGGATGCGCCTATTGAAAGCGGTCAAGTGAAGCGGGTGTGGGTCAAGGGAGTTGATTTTCCTGTCACGCTCGCCAAACAAGTCTTTACAAACAGGGACCGGTCGACCGCGGAACAATGGCTGGTTACCAACGGGGAGAACATGGCTTTCGAGGATATCGTAGCGATCTACCAAAAACGGTGGAAAGTCGAGGAGTTCCATAAGTCGCTCAAGCAAAACACGATGTTAGGCAAGTCTCCCACAAAGATGGAGATTACCCAATTGAACCACATCTTCGCTTCCATGATCGCCTACATAAAACTGGAAAAACTGAAGGTTAAGGAGAAGCTGAATCACTTTGCGATAAAATCAAAATTGTATTTGAAGATGATAAAGGCTGCCATGGAAGAACTTGACGCCTTGCGGTCGGCCTGA
- a CDS encoding ISAs1 family transposase, with the protein MLAVFRSGGKLNFSQIHRSMKRDHDYWRDFTGGKSKCCVSRVQLRRILKDTDIQGLKAVAETTFNANETIDPQALQWFSIDGKELRGSIDKSSGDKRGESVVLVTAQEDKTSKVVGYYSGTKDSERGIVDEYFETQSGLSGTAYTMDALHNNSGLLEGIHGKRGVYLSQIKGNQKILREDLRDMERRSECLDYKKTVEKGHGRIETRIYRTYPVETGCLERRWSNTGMSCFIRVDRTRKVVKTGKTSSETSYYVSNINTGLIDQYNLPNAVRGHWSVEANNNMRDTNFGEDGLRSLVSGIQQSVSCILTAVMNILIQRNAGENMNEMREEIVADINSIHQYFNR; encoded by the coding sequence ATGCTTGCCGTATTCAGGAGCGGAGGAAAACTCAATTTCTCACAGATTCACCGCTCAATGAAAAGGGATCACGATTATTGGCGGGATTTCACAGGTGGTAAAAGTAAGTGTTGTGTGAGCCGTGTTCAACTCCGAAGAATCCTGAAGGATACAGATATACAGGGACTTAAGGCGGTTGCTGAAACCACTTTTAACGCAAACGAAACTATAGATCCGCAAGCTCTTCAATGGTTTTCGATTGACGGTAAAGAACTCCGGGGGAGTATCGACAAATCCTCAGGGGACAAACGCGGGGAAAGCGTGGTTCTGGTTACCGCGCAAGAAGATAAAACCAGCAAGGTTGTAGGCTACTATTCGGGTACCAAAGACTCCGAGCGGGGTATTGTCGACGAATATTTTGAAACTCAATCCGGTCTTTCGGGAACGGCTTATACGATGGATGCCCTTCACAATAATTCCGGGTTACTGGAGGGAATCCATGGAAAACGGGGCGTCTACCTTTCACAAATAAAAGGGAACCAGAAAATACTCCGTGAAGACCTTCGAGACATGGAGCGGAGATCAGAATGTTTGGATTATAAAAAGACCGTCGAAAAGGGCCATGGCAGGATCGAAACAAGAATATACCGGACCTACCCGGTGGAAACGGGATGCTTGGAGCGTCGCTGGTCGAATACGGGGATGAGCTGCTTCATACGGGTAGACCGTACCCGTAAAGTCGTTAAAACAGGAAAAACATCAAGCGAGACATCATACTACGTCAGCAATATAAATACCGGTCTTATTGATCAATACAACTTGCCTAACGCCGTAAGGGGACACTGGTCCGTAGAGGCAAACAATAATATGAGGGATACGAACTTCGGAGAGGACGGGTTAAGGAGCCTTGTCTCTGGTATACAGCAAAGTGTTTCATGTATTTTGACTGCTGTAATGAATATTTTGATCCAAAGGAACGCTGGTGAAAATATGAATGAAATGCGAGAGGAGATCGTAGCAGATATAAATTCTATTCACCAATATTTTAATAGATAG
- a CDS encoding serine hydrolase domain-containing protein, with protein MNYRYFFLLVLFPAMFSCSKEPGQRKNTTQKLDSLMLSENIKSHFNGSLVVGNKDGILYQKAIGVANRVWDVPFRLDTRSKICSIDKSFIAALVLKATEEGKLSLDDRLVNLIDSDIYGGSFHPEITLHHLLTHTSGLSHYEADSALSRDNFKMFKRQHFSKKEFIDYISRIKPKSAPGEGVYYSSLSYFILAYVLERAYHQPFASLLENKISRPLGLEGTFCSNSSENIYQRVAEGYKQDKNDKWIRNHFLDESLGTNIYSSSIDLYKWGAAMYDSDFLSAKSRERMLSNHLSDISPRISYGYGWVIFDGKGKYEMGDLGIEKPYIIHGGNTEGYKSMLVNINRGEHVFAFLCNSGERINEMELARKITNILTR; from the coding sequence ATGAATTACCGTTACTTTTTCTTATTGGTACTTTTTCCGGCCATGTTTTCCTGTTCGAAGGAACCGGGGCAAAGAAAGAATACTACCCAGAAGTTGGACAGCCTAATGCTGTCTGAGAATATCAAAAGCCACTTTAACGGAAGCCTTGTGGTAGGCAACAAGGATGGGATATTATACCAGAAAGCGATAGGTGTCGCCAACAGGGTATGGGATGTCCCTTTTCGGTTGGATACCCGATCCAAGATCTGTTCCATAGACAAATCGTTTATCGCCGCGCTAGTACTGAAAGCGACGGAAGAGGGAAAACTATCCTTGGACGACAGGTTGGTGAACCTTATCGATTCCGATATATATGGAGGGAGTTTTCATCCAGAGATAACACTGCACCATTTGCTTACTCATACTTCGGGCCTATCGCATTATGAGGCTGATTCAGCGCTGAGCAGGGATAACTTTAAAATGTTCAAGAGGCAGCATTTTTCCAAGAAGGAATTCATTGACTATATCAGCCGAATAAAACCGAAAAGCGCTCCGGGCGAAGGCGTTTATTATAGCAGTTTGAGCTATTTTATTTTGGCCTATGTTCTTGAGCGCGCATATCATCAACCTTTCGCCTCATTGCTTGAAAATAAGATAAGCAGGCCCTTGGGCCTTGAGGGTACATTCTGTTCAAACTCTAGCGAAAATATATATCAGCGAGTGGCGGAAGGGTATAAGCAGGACAAAAATGACAAATGGATTAGGAATCATTTTTTGGACGAGAGTCTGGGCACGAATATTTATTCCAGCTCTATCGATTTATACAAGTGGGGTGCGGCCATGTATGACAGCGATTTCCTTTCGGCGAAATCTCGTGAACGTATGTTGAGTAATCATTTGTCGGATATTTCACCACGGATCTCATATGGCTACGGTTGGGTGATATTTGATGGAAAAGGGAAATATGAGATGGGCGATTTGGGGATAGAAAAGCCCTACATCATCCACGGTGGTAATACGGAAGGCTACAAATCTATGCTGGTGAACATCAACAGAGGGGAACATGTCTTTGCCTTTCTGTGCAATTCGGGCGAACGGATTAACGAAATGGAATTGGCTAGAAAAATCACTAACATTTTAACGCGATAA
- a CDS encoding transposase family protein — translation MKMEKGANAKCRALTGLNQDEWITLLPVFSKLVEQRLRWYTLKGKKRKRPCYKEYENSSLPGSDRKLNFALMYSKENPNQTFYAQMFGLSQAKVSEWFSFLLPLLETSLNRLGMAPMTGGRFEYRDQGEEYLLADVTECEVPRKVNNAAQKEEYSGKSKRHTAKYLVFSAPNRKILYVSPLYPGSVHDKTIWDETEIQVDGPNILVDLGFLGADKENENVIIPHKKPKGKELTELQKQVNKGISSVRVGAEHAIGGIKRLKIIRNKIRLKYNDVRERVMMVP, via the coding sequence ATGAAGATGGAAAAAGGAGCTAACGCCAAATGTAGAGCTTTAACCGGTTTGAACCAAGACGAGTGGATCACTTTGCTCCCAGTCTTTTCTAAATTGGTGGAACAGCGCTTAAGATGGTACACCTTAAAAGGGAAGAAAAGGAAGAGACCCTGTTACAAAGAATATGAAAATTCGAGTTTACCGGGCAGTGACAGGAAGCTCAACTTCGCCCTGATGTATTCAAAGGAAAACCCGAACCAGACATTTTATGCACAAATGTTCGGCTTGTCACAGGCAAAAGTCAGCGAATGGTTTTCTTTTCTTCTTCCATTGCTTGAAACAAGTCTCAATCGGTTGGGAATGGCACCAATGACAGGCGGGAGATTCGAATATCGAGATCAGGGAGAAGAGTATTTACTCGCCGATGTCACTGAGTGCGAGGTTCCAAGAAAAGTAAACAATGCGGCGCAGAAAGAAGAGTACAGCGGGAAATCAAAGAGGCATACCGCCAAATATCTTGTGTTTTCCGCCCCAAACCGCAAGATTCTGTACGTAAGCCCGCTCTACCCGGGTTCCGTTCATGACAAAACGATCTGGGATGAAACCGAAATACAGGTTGACGGGCCGAATATCCTGGTAGATCTTGGCTTTTTGGGAGCGGACAAGGAGAATGAAAATGTGATTATTCCGCACAAAAAGCCAAAAGGAAAGGAATTGACCGAATTGCAGAAACAGGTCAACAAGGGAATCAGCTCGGTTAGGGTCGGAGCGGAACACGCAATAGGCGGGATTAAGCGTTTGAAGATAATCCGGAATAAGATCCGGCTAAAATATAACGACGTAAGAGAGAGGGTAATGATGGTGCCGTAG
- a CDS encoding isoprenylcysteine carboxylmethyltransferase family protein encodes MKVALSTIAHLLILFILPLSAKPALLLYPQVILSAVVIVLLLTTQPQMKMDEASRDRRTDKGTILLIALCSVVGHVLTISEWAYFPQLDIWWLPFLGASLLIGGIIFRIIAIKILDKAFSSTLQIKKGQNLITKGLYSKFRHPSYTGAWVLMLGDALIFQSYAGIAILGIGMFIVYMKRIQTEEEMLLNEFGMEYEQYMAQTWKFLPGY; translated from the coding sequence ATGAAAGTGGCTTTATCGACCATAGCGCATCTCTTAATACTTTTTATATTGCCTTTGTCAGCCAAGCCGGCATTGCTCCTTTACCCGCAAGTAATTCTTTCGGCCGTTGTTATCGTGTTGCTTCTTACTACACAGCCGCAAATGAAAATGGATGAGGCTTCCAGGGACAGGCGAACGGATAAGGGTACGATATTGCTTATTGCGCTTTGCAGTGTTGTCGGGCATGTCCTTACGATTTCGGAATGGGCATATTTTCCGCAATTGGATATATGGTGGTTGCCTTTTTTGGGAGCTTCACTACTGATCGGCGGAATTATTTTCCGGATAATCGCAATCAAAATTCTTGATAAGGCTTTCAGTAGCACATTACAAATCAAGAAAGGCCAAAACCTGATAACTAAGGGGCTTTACTCCAAATTTCGTCATCCAAGCTACACGGGGGCGTGGGTTTTGATGCTTGGCGACGCACTTATATTTCAAAGTTATGCCGGAATCGCTATTCTTGGAATAGGGATGTTTATAGTCTATATGAAGCGAATTCAGACAGAAGAGGAAATGTTGCTGAATGAATTTGGGATGGAATACGAACAATATATGGCGCAAACATGGAAATTTTTGCCAGGGTATTGA
- a CDS encoding PDDEXK nuclease domain-containing protein has product MSEVREDTTRHWFADIQLKIEQARQRTALKVNQDLLGLYFEIGSSILDVQNRLGWGGQVIDQLATHIKDNFPGISGFSVRNLKYMRAFAVAYPDFPFVQAPLAPDTKEFVQVSLAQIPWYHHISLLSKVKDLDERIFYLVETAKNGWSRDTMLLQVKTDLYGRRGQSVTNFENTLPAPQSDLARQTIKDPYVFDFLSLSETFKEKDIEDQLVNHISKFLLELGKGFAFMGKQYRLNIADQDYYLDLLFYHVTLKCYVVIELKNTKFIPEYAGKLNFYLSAVDDLLKTESDNPSIGILLCRDKNNLEVEFSLRGMSQPIGVSEFNLTEQLPEELKSSLPTVEEIERELEK; this is encoded by the coding sequence ATGAGCGAAGTCCGAGAAGACACGACCCGGCATTGGTTTGCCGATATTCAGCTGAAGATCGAGCAGGCCCGCCAGCGAACAGCTTTGAAAGTTAATCAGGACCTTTTGGGGCTTTATTTCGAAATAGGCTCGTCGATTCTGGATGTCCAGAACCGATTGGGTTGGGGCGGTCAGGTTATCGATCAGTTGGCGACGCATATCAAGGATAATTTTCCGGGAATTTCCGGTTTCTCTGTCCGAAATCTGAAGTATATGCGGGCTTTTGCGGTGGCGTATCCCGATTTCCCTTTTGTGCAAGCGCCTCTTGCACCGGATACGAAAGAATTTGTGCAAGTATCGCTTGCACAAATTCCGTGGTACCACCATATCAGCCTGCTCAGCAAGGTTAAGGACTTGGATGAGCGGATTTTTTATCTTGTCGAAACCGCTAAGAACGGCTGGAGCAGGGATACGATGCTGTTGCAGGTAAAAACGGACTTGTACGGGCGTCGGGGGCAGTCGGTGACTAATTTTGAGAATACGCTTCCGGCTCCGCAATCGGATTTAGCCAGACAGACGATCAAGGACCCTTACGTTTTCGATTTCTTAAGCCTTTCGGAGACATTCAAAGAGAAAGATATCGAAGACCAATTGGTCAATCATATTTCCAAGTTTCTACTGGAACTGGGCAAAGGCTTCGCTTTTATGGGCAAGCAGTACCGTCTGAATATCGCCGACCAGGATTATTATCTCGATTTGCTTTTTTACCACGTCACGTTGAAGTGTTATGTGGTTATCGAACTGAAAAACACCAAGTTTATTCCCGAATATGCAGGGAAGCTTAATTTTTACCTGTCGGCCGTGGACGATCTGTTGAAAACGGAGAGCGACAACCCTTCGATCGGGATCCTGCTGTGCCGTGACAAGAATAATCTGGAAGTGGAGTTCTCGTTAAGGGGCATGTCCCAGCCCATAGGGGTTAGTGAGTTTAATCTTACGGAGCAATTGCCCGAGGAACTTAAGAGCAGTTTGCCTACGGTGGAAGAGATCGAAAGGGAGCTTGAAAAGTAG
- a CDS encoding LytTR family DNA-binding domain-containing protein — protein sequence MSRLTRYRTLKALTKHVQSNLEKWSISLLTGLFLFVSLFVYRAYHVDAVEAFSGHGIFSRALIQAVGTSFVFYVFQFHIASYLKVDRRWKPLVLNGLATFAGLNLTFLFFNYFYNWTELYWSSYVMFLYEYPLIVFIPILIGYLIGMIRRQNAIDTTLSPAINSATNLEFGSENGKQSIALKPEYFLFLKSADNYIELYYRNGEGVKKQLFRNTLKNIERRYGQSPYVRRCHRSYLVNPSNVQVTNMAGANSNTLFIDQFEVPVSSKYLKDFQPYFQSYSLH from the coding sequence ATGAGCAGGCTCACACGCTATAGAACATTGAAAGCACTAACAAAACACGTTCAATCTAATCTGGAAAAATGGTCCATAAGCCTATTGACGGGCCTGTTCCTTTTTGTGTCGCTTTTCGTTTATAGGGCATACCATGTGGATGCGGTAGAGGCCTTTTCGGGGCATGGCATCTTCTCAAGGGCCCTCATCCAGGCTGTAGGCACTTCGTTCGTTTTTTATGTCTTTCAGTTTCATATCGCTTCTTATCTGAAAGTTGACCGAAGGTGGAAGCCTTTGGTGTTAAACGGATTGGCTACTTTTGCAGGGCTTAACCTCACCTTTTTGTTTTTTAATTATTTTTATAATTGGACGGAGCTGTATTGGTCGAGTTATGTGATGTTTCTTTATGAGTATCCTTTGATTGTCTTCATACCGATACTGATCGGTTATTTGATCGGAATGATTCGCCGCCAAAACGCAATCGATACTACTTTAAGCCCTGCGATAAATTCCGCAACGAATCTTGAGTTCGGTTCTGAGAACGGTAAGCAATCCATTGCGTTAAAGCCCGAGTATTTTCTTTTTTTAAAATCTGCGGATAATTATATCGAACTATATTACCGAAACGGTGAGGGCGTAAAGAAGCAGCTGTTCAGAAATACGCTGAAGAATATCGAACGGCGCTATGGACAATCGCCGTATGTGAGAAGGTGCCACAGGAGCTATCTGGTCAATCCTTCGAATGTTCAGGTTACGAATATGGCCGGTGCAAACTCGAATACACTTTTTATCGATCAGTTCGAGGTACCCGTTTCGAGCAAATATCTGAAAGATTTCCAGCCTTACTTTCAGTCGTACTCATTGCATTAA
- a CDS encoding IS3 family transposase: MRLLVDPGDKLSIRRQCDCLELYRSSYYYSPKGENAENLELMRLMDRHMIDEPTAGVLRMRSALRDQGFNPSYERVRRLMRKANLYPIYPKKNLSKPGEAKYVYPYLLKEKKVVRKNQVWSIDITYIAMASGFMYMTAIIDVYSRYIVGWGLSNTLEAAASLKVVREAVEIHGKPEILNSDQGSQFTCGEYVNYLKKEGINISMDAKGRALDNIYIERFWRTLKRDHIYLNPADNGLKLYLGIEKWLRRYHNRDHQGIENLKPENVFSGASKAKATAYAHANIDKSKKKQNVKGLINIHTGSTIATTV, from the coding sequence TTGCGTCTCCTTGTCGACCCCGGGGATAAGCTGAGCATTCGCCGTCAGTGCGACTGTCTGGAGCTTTACCGTTCGTCATACTACTACAGCCCAAAGGGGGAAAACGCGGAAAACTTGGAGTTGATGCGCCTTATGGACCGGCACATGATCGACGAACCCACGGCGGGAGTTTTGCGCATGAGATCAGCCTTGCGTGACCAAGGATTCAACCCTTCCTATGAAAGGGTTAGGCGCTTGATGCGCAAAGCGAATCTCTACCCTATTTACCCGAAAAAGAATCTGAGCAAGCCCGGAGAGGCAAAATACGTTTACCCGTATCTGCTTAAGGAAAAGAAAGTTGTCAGGAAAAACCAGGTCTGGTCGATAGACATCACTTATATAGCCATGGCTAGCGGTTTCATGTATATGACGGCGATTATCGACGTCTACAGCAGGTACATAGTGGGTTGGGGTTTGAGCAATACGCTTGAGGCCGCGGCGTCTTTAAAAGTGGTGCGTGAGGCCGTTGAGATTCACGGTAAACCGGAAATACTCAACAGTGACCAAGGTTCCCAGTTCACTTGCGGGGAATACGTGAACTATCTCAAGAAAGAGGGAATAAACATCAGTATGGACGCCAAAGGCCGAGCCTTGGACAACATTTACATCGAACGCTTTTGGAGAACGCTAAAAAGGGACCATATTTACCTGAATCCGGCCGACAACGGTTTAAAGTTGTATTTGGGGATAGAGAAATGGTTGCGACGCTACCACAACAGGGATCACCAAGGAATCGAGAACCTGAAGCCGGAAAATGTTTTTAGCGGAGCGTCAAAAGCGAAAGCCACCGCGTATGCCCATGCAAATATTGATAAGTCCAAGAAAAAACAGAATGTGAAAGGACTTATCAACATTCACACGGGCTCGACGATAGCGACAACCGTTTAA
- a CDS encoding N-acyl amino acid synthase FeeM domain-containing protein, which translates to MIIKPIKSESEFLEYGRTRFYNNPNNDVTGFIQNNISKLRREHEFDAYDLDSFHVGAFSEGKLHACTRMVNDTLGREVYCLDHSSRKIIESLSQVKEPENGLALQDYVGGKNFDIVEDFLGSVRADDKKFNEISRLIRNEQKGDKYLIKYLICYSWAFSRFYGFDFCFFEAVKSHCAYYERFFRCKRVLQEVEFTPITNGEPYYLMQAAIGDLPEKMDKIVNRIVEKFIIAGGPCAVKLDEIK; encoded by the coding sequence ATGATAATCAAACCTATAAAGTCGGAATCAGAATTTCTTGAGTACGGACGCACACGTTTTTATAATAACCCGAATAATGACGTTACGGGTTTTATTCAGAACAATATCTCCAAGTTGAGAAGGGAACATGAGTTTGACGCTTACGACCTTGATTCATTCCATGTGGGCGCATTTAGTGAGGGGAAATTACACGCATGTACCAGAATGGTCAACGACACTTTAGGACGTGAGGTGTACTGTTTGGACCATTCGAGCAGAAAAATCATCGAATCGCTTTCCCAAGTCAAAGAGCCCGAAAACGGGTTGGCGCTTCAAGATTATGTAGGGGGAAAGAACTTTGATATAGTGGAAGACTTTTTAGGTTCCGTTAGAGCGGATGATAAGAAGTTCAATGAGATAAGCAGATTAATCCGTAATGAGCAGAAAGGAGATAAATATCTGATAAAATACCTGATTTGTTATTCATGGGCCTTTAGTCGATTCTATGGATTTGATTTTTGTTTTTTCGAAGCCGTAAAATCTCATTGCGCTTATTATGAACGGTTTTTTCGTTGCAAACGCGTACTTCAGGAAGTAGAGTTTACGCCTATTACAAATGGCGAACCTTACTATCTGATGCAGGCTGCCATAGGTGATTTACCCGAAAAAATGGACAAAATTGTCAATCGTATAGTCGAGAAATTTATAATAGCCGGCGGGCCTTGCGCTGTTAAACTGGATGAAATAAAATGA
- a CDS encoding transposase, with amino-acid sequence MKTRTTRRKFSAKFKAEVAIEALKERETTQELCRRYDLHATQISQWKNEFLQRSSSVFEGGKDRKEHEKTEKATDQLYSKIGKLEMENDFLKKSLKKLGRL; translated from the coding sequence ATGAAAACGAGAACGACACGCAGAAAATTCAGCGCCAAATTCAAGGCGGAAGTAGCGATCGAAGCACTGAAGGAAAGAGAAACCACCCAAGAACTCTGCAGACGGTACGATCTTCACGCCACCCAGATTTCACAATGGAAAAATGAGTTTCTGCAGCGCTCGTCCAGCGTTTTTGAGGGTGGCAAAGATAGAAAAGAACACGAGAAAACGGAGAAGGCGACAGACCAACTGTACAGTAAAATAGGAAAGCTTGAGATGGAAAACGACTTCCTAAAAAAAAGCTTAAAGAAGTTGGGGCGTCTATAG
- a CDS encoding LysR family transcriptional regulator, with amino-acid sequence MVSLEWYRTFKAVYKHQNYSKAAEELFMTQPTVSNQMSMLEAAVGHKLFTRKSKGVVPTENAKFLNNLIIESLDILENVESRYRKSVNKEEKMYSLGISEHLYKSFLSNKDLASIKHLTVHFEQGNQKLFDLVNQQELDAAIIREDIQTFDTLSHKICSSPLVIVGHPNLDTRKLNDYMDANDLKKIQRWLEKQVWFSHMSTSPYIKLFWLHCFNKRRPKVFTNYVIPNEYFMLQELTKVEGIGVTLLENAKEFISDKSLQLIWQPDNYPVRDYYLITHKKQASTFEMLKKLLINGGANDKT; translated from the coding sequence ATGGTTAGTTTAGAATGGTACAGAACCTTTAAGGCGGTGTATAAGCATCAAAATTATTCGAAAGCCGCCGAAGAGTTATTTATGACTCAGCCCACAGTCAGTAACCAAATGAGTATGCTCGAGGCCGCTGTAGGGCATAAGCTGTTTACCCGGAAATCGAAAGGAGTAGTGCCTACCGAAAATGCCAAATTCCTCAATAACCTTATTATAGAGTCGTTAGACATTCTTGAAAATGTGGAATCCAGGTATCGTAAATCGGTCAACAAGGAAGAGAAAATGTATTCCCTCGGCATCAGCGAACACCTGTACAAAAGTTTCCTGTCAAACAAAGATCTGGCTTCCATAAAGCATCTGACCGTCCATTTTGAACAGGGCAATCAGAAGTTATTCGATCTGGTAAACCAACAGGAGCTTGACGCCGCAATTATACGTGAAGACATTCAAACTTTCGACACACTATCTCATAAAATATGCAGTTCACCTTTGGTCATTGTCGGCCATCCAAATTTGGATACCCGAAAACTGAATGACTATATGGATGCGAATGACTTGAAAAAAATCCAGCGATGGCTTGAAAAGCAGGTTTGGTTCTCGCATATGTCAACCTCCCCTTACATCAAACTATTTTGGCTTCACTGTTTTAACAAAAGGCGGCCTAAAGTTTTTACCAACTATGTTATTCCAAATGAATATTTTATGCTTCAGGAACTGACCAAAGTGGAAGGAATAGGCGTGACACTACTGGAAAATGCGAAAGAATTTATTTCCGACAAATCGCTCCAACTTATCTGGCAACCAGATAATTACCCTGTTAGAGATTACTACTTGATTACTCATAAAAAACAGGCGTCTACTTTTGAGATGCTAAAAAAGCTTTTGATTAATGGGGGCGCAAACGACAAAACCTAA
- a CDS encoding SDR family oxidoreductase, with protein MKRIALVTGANKGLGFETARQLGAKGITVLMASRSQEKGKAAVEKLKAEGLDVEQVQLEATNQADIQALKAYIDSNYGKLDILVNNAGIMHKDEPLGTNTAESISNETMDLTFDVNFFSVVHLTQALLPLLKKSEAGRIVNLSSILGSNTVQSDATSPYYTVKPFAYDASKAALNSFTVHLAASLQDTNVKVNSAHPGWVKTDLGTEGAPMEVVDGAKTSVSLSLSEETGFSGKFIHLGEEVAW; from the coding sequence ATGAAAAGAATAGCATTAGTAACAGGAGCGAATAAGGGTTTAGGCTTTGAAACAGCTCGTCAATTGGGTGCGAAAGGAATAACAGTACTTATGGCATCTAGAAGCCAGGAAAAAGGCAAGGCCGCTGTTGAAAAACTTAAAGCGGAAGGCCTGGATGTTGAACAGGTACAATTGGAAGCGACAAACCAAGCCGACATACAGGCACTGAAAGCGTATATCGATTCCAACTATGGCAAATTGGATATCTTGGTCAACAATGCCGGTATCATGCACAAAGACGAGCCCTTGGGTACGAATACGGCGGAAAGTATTTCGAATGAGACGATGGATTTGACTTTTGACGTGAACTTCTTCAGCGTTGTTCATCTTACGCAAGCTTTGCTTCCTCTGTTGAAAAAAAGTGAAGCGGGTAGAATTGTCAACCTGTCCAGCATATTGGGGTCTAACACCGTCCAAAGTGACGCTACCTCACCTTACTACACGGTAAAGCCTTTTGCCTATGACGCGTCAAAAGCGGCCCTGAATTCATTCACTGTTCATCTGGCGGCTTCGCTTCAAGATACCAATGTCAAAGTAAATTCCGCTCATCCCGGTTGGGTAAAAACCGACTTAGGTACCGAAGGGGCCCCTATGGAAGTGGTGGACGGGGCTAAAACATCAGTTAGCCTATCCCTGTCAGAGGAAACCGGTTTCAGTGGGAAATTCATCCATTTGGGAGAAGAGGTCGCTTGGTAA